The stretch of DNA GCAAAAAGGATGACATTAACATGTCTAATGcctaattactttttttgccTCAAAGTTCCAGTATATTGCATTCTCATCCAGTGTGACCACCATGACTGTTCCCACCCCCTTATTTACTACACCAACCGTTTGGACCCTCATTGATCCATCAGAGCTTGGGTGCCAGTTTAACACATCATAGATAGGCAGAGCATCTCCATTCTCATCAAATGACACATGATCCCCAAAGCCTGTGGTGAAGTTCACTTTCTTTAGGTAGTGGACCAGCTGTACAGTTTGAAGAAAGGACAGGTATCATATGTTTATCTGAAATTTGAATTAATATAGAGCACATATTTTGCTTTTGCAGATCTTCTACATGCCTGGAGAGAATCTGCACTACATCTGTGGGTCTTACCTGCCAGGGTTTCAGATTTGTTATTTCAGCACATCTGTTCTCACTGAATGGTCCTCTTCCCTCCTCACACTGCATCAGGTCATGAAGCGCATATGCTAGGGCATAAACTGCCTTATAGACATTATAGGATCCTCTTAACCCTGAAACATCACTGTATGGTGTATTTGTGATGCTCAGATCCTCCTGTCCTGTGCACACCTTTTTTACTTGCTCCCCATCTGTTTTTGTTACAAAACTGCACCCAAATATGTTCTCCCAGAAGATCTTCAGCAAATTATTTCTTGTGTCATTGCTGGGACGGAGATGTAAAAGAAATTCAAGAAGTCCTTGGATTTCTCCACGTTTGATGGCAATGCTCAATGTGCCCTTCAGAAAGGGCAGGAAACGTGGAGTGCGAAATGTAGGTGAGTTGGACCAAGCTTCGCTTGCAATCCACTGTCTCCCTGTCAAATTTTGCAACACCACTTCATCCATCAAAGGCAGCAGATAAGATGAAGTCGAAATAGCAACTATTACTCTAGCTGTAGAGGCCTGGATCACTCCCATTATATGCTTAATTTCTCTAGGGTTGTTTTGGGGCAGAATTTTAGAATAAGCAACACAACCTCCAAACAGCTGCACAACCTTTTGGAAGGATTGAGCAGCATAGATACCGTAATCGTCATCACTGTAGAGAAGACCAACCCAGGTCCATCCAAAATGGTTCAAAATCTGAACCATTGACTGCACCTGGAAGGCATCACTGGGGATTGTTCTGAAGAAAGAGGGATACTTTTTCTTGTCGG from Ctenopharyngodon idella isolate HZGC_01 chromosome 18, HZGC01, whole genome shotgun sequence encodes:
- the LOC127499581 gene encoding extracellular calcium-sensing receptor-like translates to MLKVPTVADKKKYPSFFRTIPSDAFQVQSMVQILNHFGWTWVGLLYSDDDYGIYAAQSFQKVVQLFGGCVAYSKILPQNNPREIKHIMGVIQASTARVIVAISTSSYLLPLMDEVVLQNLTGRQWIASEAWSNSPTFRTPRFLPFLKGTLSIAIKRGEIQGLLEFLLHLRPSNDTRNNLLKIFWENIFGCSFVTKTDGEQVKKVCTGQEDLSITNTPYSDVSGLRGSYNVYKAVYALAYALHDLMQCEEGRGPFSENRCAEITNLKPWQVRPTDVVQILSSWSTT